Proteins from one Corticium candelabrum chromosome 4, ooCorCand1.1, whole genome shotgun sequence genomic window:
- the LOC134178876 gene encoding acid phosphatase type 7-like isoform X3, translating into MRTDKDWVPQFIFYGDMGRHGGAPILPHLKLEVKTPPNAAIFHVGDFAYDLSSEGGINGDEFMNRIQDIAAVVPYMTAVGNHEINYNFSHYLNRFTMPTNGNGFWYSINIANIHFISYSTEVYFTNGPVAEQLLWLKQDLNEANRNRDKQPWIIAFGHRPMYCSNLDGDDCTTSHSVVRAGLESVFYENGVDVIIQGHEHSYERLWPVYNETVTAKNYINPKAPVHIISGAAGCSEVYDLCVDPMLGPRGPWSAFRSWLPGLYGYGLLKAPNATHLYFEQKLEFLGLREDAFWIVQNNHGPFVQVN; encoded by the exons ATGAGAACTGACAAG GACTGGGTCCCTCAGTTCATTTTCTATGGTGATATGGGACGTCATGGCGGTGCTCCCATTTTGCCTCATTTGAAGCTTGAAGTGAAGACACCACCGAATGCTGCAATTTTTCATGTTGGAGATTTTGCTTATGACTTAAGCTCAGAAGGAGGAATA AACGGTGACGAATTTATGAACAGAATCCAAGACATTGCAGCTGTAGTTCCATACATGACAGCTGTCGGTAATCATG AGATAAATTACAACTTTAGCCATTATTTGAATCGTTTCACAATGCCAACAAATGGCAATGGATTTTGGTACAGCATCAATATTGCCAACATACACTTCATAAG CTATTCAACAGAAGTATACTTCACTAATGGGCCAGTGGCTGAGCAACTATTGTGGCTGAAGCAAGATCTCAATGAAGCTAACAGAAATCGTGACAAGCAACCTTGGATAATTGCTTTTGGTCATCGCCCAATGTACTGCTCAAACCTTGATGGAGATGACTGTACAACAAGCCATTCTGTTGTACGTGCTGG TTTGGAATCTGTATTTTATGAGAATGGTGTGGATGTCATCATTCAAGGTCATGAACATTCGTATGAACGGCTATGGCCTGTATACAATGAAACAGTAACAGCAAAGAACTACATTAATCCCAAAGCTCCAGTACATATCATCTCTGGGGCAGCTGGATGCAGTGAAGTATATGATCTCTGTGTAGATCCAATGCTTGGACCTAGAG GTCCTTGGTCTGCATTTCGCTCTTGGTTGCCCGGTCTGTATGGATACGGACTCTTGAAAGCGCCTAATGCAACCCACTTGTACTTTGAACAGAAGTTGGAATTCTTGGGGTTGCGTGAGGATGCGTTCTGGATTGTGCAGAATAACCATGGTCCGTTTGTGCAAGTAAACTGA
- the LOC134178824 gene encoding uncharacterized protein LOC134178824 isoform X1 has protein sequence MLAVRRAEYPGTGWTKYLSLVQYAMNTQTHSAINVAPYDVVFGQPPTDGVFPGCHKDVQPEEEDLLKVLKDIPTLTDEYGNDSPDEGDGHVEDHTVSTYNHNDKDNDGIETLLEDIPTLDKHDGNDSSDKGDEDDVEMARVCRADITCQFDNATIASPPDNDNDNDDIETVGDTSSLADDDGIDFSEKRFVEMDEVSTCTKTDRTYQLGNGNDYIETSEGSTGGLLGTSRQHKQRRKRALDNYIKSAEKQMYKHSKSKRAKLQSYAVGDYVTVRIPQQDRMSTDLPRLLAVVVEIRGTKRISYRLRSKYGVLERLYDDNNLEVFLARLRISVRLTGRMTERYL, from the exons ATGCTTGCTGTCCGTCGTGCAGAGTATCCAGGAACGGGATGGACCAAATATCTTTCCTTAGTGCAAT ATGCTATGAACACACAAACCCATAGTGCAATCAATGTGGCGCCTTATGACGTTGTTTTTGGACAGCCCCCAACAGATGGTGTGTTTCCTGGTTGCCATAAAGATGTTCAACCTGAAGAAGAGGATTTGCTGAAGGTTCTAAAAGATATTCCTACATTGACTGACG AATATGGCAACGATTCTCCTGATGAAGGAGATGGTCATGTGGAGGATCACACAGTTTCTACAT ACAACCACAATGACAAAGACAATGATGGTATAGAAACGTTGTTAGAAGATATCCCTACATTGGATAAAC ATGATGGCAATGATTCTTCTGATAAAGGAGATGAAGATGATGTGGAGATGGCCAGAGTTTGTAGAG CTGACATAACTTGTCAATTTGACAATGCTACCATCGCCTCTCCTCCAgacaatgacaatgacaatgatgacataGAGACAGTAGGAGATACTTCTTCATTGGCTGATG ATGATGGCATTGATTTTTCTGAGAAACGCTTTGTGGAGATGGATGAGGTTTCTACGTGTACAAAAA CAGACAGAACATATCAATTAGGCAATGGCAATGATTATATAGAGACTTCAGAAGGATCAACAG GTGGCTTGTTAGGaacaagtagacaacacaaacaaagaagaaagagagCGTTAGATAATTACATCAAATCAGCAGAGAAGCAAATGTACAAGCATTCCAAAAGCAAACGGGCGAAACTACAATCATATGCAGTGGGTGACTATGTCACTGTTAGAATTCCCCAACAAGACAGGATGTCAACGGATCTCCCACGTCTTCTTGCAGTAGTGGTTGAAATCCGAGGGACAAAGAGAATCAGCTATCGTCTCAG GTCAAAGTACGGAGTTTTGGAGAGATTGTATGATGATAACAATCTAGAGGTATTTTTGGCAAGATTGAGGATCTCAGTACGTCTAACTGGGAGAATGACCGAAAGATATCTTTAA
- the LOC134178824 gene encoding uncharacterized protein LOC134178824 isoform X2 — protein MLAVRRAEYPGTGWTKYLSLVQYAMNTQTHSAINVAPYDVVFGQPPTDGVFPGCHKDVQPEEEDLLKVLKDIPTLTDEYGNDSPDEGDGHVEDHTVSTYNHNDKDNDGIETLLEDIPTLDKHDGNDSSDKGDEDDVEMARVCRDDGIDFSEKRFVEMDEVSTCTKTDRTYQLGNGNDYIETSEGSTGGLLGTSRQHKQRRKRALDNYIKSAEKQMYKHSKSKRAKLQSYAVGDYVTVRIPQQDRMSTDLPRLLAVVVEIRGTKRISYRLRSKYGVLERLYDDNNLEVFLARLRISVRLTGRMTERYL, from the exons ATGCTTGCTGTCCGTCGTGCAGAGTATCCAGGAACGGGATGGACCAAATATCTTTCCTTAGTGCAAT ATGCTATGAACACACAAACCCATAGTGCAATCAATGTGGCGCCTTATGACGTTGTTTTTGGACAGCCCCCAACAGATGGTGTGTTTCCTGGTTGCCATAAAGATGTTCAACCTGAAGAAGAGGATTTGCTGAAGGTTCTAAAAGATATTCCTACATTGACTGACG AATATGGCAACGATTCTCCTGATGAAGGAGATGGTCATGTGGAGGATCACACAGTTTCTACAT ACAACCACAATGACAAAGACAATGATGGTATAGAAACGTTGTTAGAAGATATCCCTACATTGGATAAAC ATGATGGCAATGATTCTTCTGATAAAGGAGATGAAGATGATGTGGAGATGGCCAGAGTTTGTAGAG ATGATGGCATTGATTTTTCTGAGAAACGCTTTGTGGAGATGGATGAGGTTTCTACGTGTACAAAAA CAGACAGAACATATCAATTAGGCAATGGCAATGATTATATAGAGACTTCAGAAGGATCAACAG GTGGCTTGTTAGGaacaagtagacaacacaaacaaagaagaaagagagCGTTAGATAATTACATCAAATCAGCAGAGAAGCAAATGTACAAGCATTCCAAAAGCAAACGGGCGAAACTACAATCATATGCAGTGGGTGACTATGTCACTGTTAGAATTCCCCAACAAGACAGGATGTCAACGGATCTCCCACGTCTTCTTGCAGTAGTGGTTGAAATCCGAGGGACAAAGAGAATCAGCTATCGTCTCAG GTCAAAGTACGGAGTTTTGGAGAGATTGTATGATGATAACAATCTAGAGGTATTTTTGGCAAGATTGAGGATCTCAGTACGTCTAACTGGGAGAATGACCGAAAGATATCTTTAA